From a region of the Eriocheir sinensis breed Jianghai 21 chromosome 25, ASM2467909v1, whole genome shotgun sequence genome:
- the LOC127003258 gene encoding uncharacterized protein LOC127003258 → MSAASLASFVIGKLTTPEPRTGDASDMSDRGQPSPTPRLTTVWGPKSIPYDIPNTNQPFKSDGSLLRLLRSKSMPMLGREGTPPPGRQAAPPQSRPPPRSESPSPVRCAAIRGANTQSSGYVSDASESTVASLATPPPTPRSPSPSGQRRTRSHSDGHLWQRRKRQMRKDTQKSAVVLPSVKDLRGKIESNPTPQQGDEQPTGQGQPAGEASEESPKAGIGPDRRWVSRHNSLLLREPRSPERRQPPKPAVTAASVRKRLQEYEDSPQHVDEASEVFMMTDQQDLRGKSRSEASLKTARPEPESGEVMRRTSDHAARMRKKNHRRSKSEPDASSVLRYHAQSSPPSVKKLKMLFEREATQDSGREPPPLSPSRTVLETTPEAPRTQIFIKLSQEEGVVQVGVGATAVPVKTPPMEHPERVLPAWTPSVRSLRQRFEAGASGQSFMSTEKVTITRTSRIVIHTLRTPFERPLPRQARSMSPEKEQRGSLTRMSSASVKNLQMQFEPPLSPVEDAPPLPLTPPPSHAAAKGKVTPKVEKDSRRWLQRQSRTSSSSSSSDDEKDDNKRRQRELEEKRKEEEKAKKKQRLEQEEREKKKKLEQEKAEKERIAKEKERIAKEEKERKEREERERRTREEMEKNEREENKKEEKADRDSDVASLVQKFRKMNARWRSSSSSSSSDCDGGRASPEKPKPTPIPTIPARTTVPDKVRTLRADELRFFGTSGGATEPFMRTQSLRGKKKESSSFAKPRFGSLRGGKSRVPVISTSSSTNAALPKNCRHLYEDELRFFGISGGESGVTVPFMRTVSLRGKKSESSSFAKHPFGSLRGKKSESSSFAKTRFRSLRGGKSRVAVISTSSSTNAALPKNCRNLYEDELRFFGISGAESGATVPFMRTVSLRGKKSESSSRAKPRFGSLRGGKSRVPVISTSSSTNASLPKNCRNLYKDELRFFGISGGESGVTEHYMRTRSLRGKKSESSSFAKPRFGSLRGGKSRVAVISTSSSTNAALPKNCRHLNKDELRFFEGKVTNIYQSRATSDRDGKTTRGEGKPPAVPRDNTLPDSEVFFRLAGRGGPAPKGTGRPAPREDDS, encoded by the coding sequence ATGTCCGCGGCGTCGCTGGCTTCCTTCGTGATCGGCAAGCTGACGACCCCCGAGCCGAGGACAGGTGACGCGAGTGACATGAGCGACCGCGGCCAGCCCTCCCCGACGCCCCGCCTGACCACAGTGTGGGGCCCCAAGTCCATCCCTTACGATATCCCCAACACCAACCAGCCCTTCAAAAGTGACGGTTCTCTCTTACGGCTTCTTCGCTCCAAGTCCATGCCGATGCTCGGCCGTGAGGGCACCCCTCCCCCAGGCCGCCAGGCAGCGCCTCCGCAGAGCCGCCCCCCACCCAGGAGCGAATCCCCGTCCCCTGTACGCTGTGCCGCCATTCGCGGCGCCAATACGCAGAGTAGCGGCTACGTTAGTGACGCCTCAGAGTCCACGGTAGCCTCCTTGGCcacgccaccccccaccccacgcTCCCCCTCCCCGAGTGGGCAGCGACGCACCCGATCACACTCAGACGGTCACTTGTGGCAGCGGCGGAAGCGGCAGATGAGGAAGGACACGCAGAAGTCGGCCGTCGTCCTTCCTTCAGTTAAGGACCTCCGAGGAAAGATTGAAAGCAATCCCACGCCCCAGCAGGGAGACGAACAGCCCACCGGACAAGGACAACCTGCCGGCGAGGCTTCCGAGGAGAGCCCCAAGGCGGGCATTGGTCCTGACAGACGGTGGGTGAGTCGCCACAACAGCCTGCTGCTGCGGGAGCCCAGGAGCCCGGAGCGGCGGCAACCCCCGAAGCCTGCCGTCACGGCTGCATCCGTCAGGAAGCGGCTCCAGGAATACGAAGATTCACCACAGCACGTGGACGAGGCCAGTGAAGTGTTTATGATGACCGACCAGCAGGACCTCCGCGGCAAGTCCCGCAGCGAGGCCAGCCTCAAGACCGCCAGGCCGGAGCCAGAATCTGGCGAAGTGATGCGCCGCACGTCCGACCACGCGGCACGGATGCGAAAGAAAAACCATCGGCGGTCCAAGAGCGAGCCTGACGCCTCATCTGTGCTGCGCTACCACGCCCAGAGCTCCCCGCCCAGCGTCAAGAAGCTCAAGATGCTATTTGAGAGGGAGGCCACGCAAGACAGCGGTCGCGAGCCTCCACCCCTCAGCCCCAGCAGGACGGTGCTAGAGACAACCCCCGAGGCGCCACGAACACAAATATTCATCAAACTCTCCCAGGAGGAGGGCGTGGTACAAGTGGGGGTGGGAGCCACCGCTGTGCCGGTCAAGACCCCGCCAATGGAGCACCCGGAGCGCGTGCTTCCCGCCTGGACACCCTCCGTCAGGAGTCTGCGGCAGCGCTTCGAGGCCGGAGCTTCAGGCCAGTCCTTCATGTCCACTGAGAAGGTGACAATTACGAGGACGAGCCGCATCGTCATCCACACCCTCAGGACGCCCTTCGAGAGGCCGTTGCCGCGCCAGGCCAGGAGCATGTCCCCTGAGAAGGAGCAGCGCGGCTCCCTCACCAGGATGTCCAGCGCCTCCGTCAAAAACCTCCAGATGCAGTTTGAGCCTCCGCTCAGCCCCGTTGAGGATGCCCCACCCCTCCCACTGACTCCGCCGCCAAGCCACGCCGCGGCCAAGGGCAAGGTCACTCCCAAGGTTGAGAAGGACTCCAGGCGGTGGCTGCAGCGGCAGTCGAGGACCAGCAGCTCCTCGTCCTCCAGTGATGACGAGAAGGATGACAACAAGCGACGGCAAAGAGAActcgaggagaagagaaaagaagaggagaaggcgaagaaaaagcaaagacttgagcaagaagagagagagaaaaagaaaaagctagagcaagaaaaggcagagaaggaaagaatcgcgaaggaaaaggagagaatcgctaaagaagaaaaggagaggaaggaaagagaagagagggagaggagaactagggaagaaatggaaaagaatgagagagaagaaaataaaaaagaggaaaaggctgATAGGGACTCCGACGTGGCCTCCCTCGTGCAGAAGTTCCGCAAGATGAACGCGCGGTGgcggtcgtcgtcgtcgtcttcctcgtCAGACTGTGACGGCGGCAGAGCGTCCCCCGAGAAGCCCAAGCCGACGCCCATCCCGACGATCCCCGCCCGCACCACCGTCCCCGACAAGGTGCGCACCCTCAGGGCCGACGAGCTGCGCTTCTTCGGGACCTCGGGCGGCGCCACTGAGCCCTTCATGCGCACCCAGAGTCTGCGCGGCAAAAAGAAAGAGTCGTCGTCCTTCGCCAAGCCTCGCTTCGGGTCGCTGCGCGGCGGCAAGTCACGCGTGCCAGTGATCTCCACCTCCAGCAGCACCAACGCCGCGCTGCCCAAAAACTGCCGCCACCTCTACGAGGACGAGCTGCGCTTCTTCGGGATCTCGGGCGGCGAAAGCGGCGTCACTGTGCCCTTCATGCGCACCGTGAGTCTACGCGGCAAGAAGAGCGAGTCGTCGTCCTTCGCCAAGCATCCCTTCGGGTCGCTGCGCGGCAAGAAGAGCGAGTCGTCGTCTTTCGCCAAGACTCGCTTCAGGTCGCTGCGCGGCGGCAAGTCACGCGTGGCGGTGATCTCCACCTCCAGCAGCACCAACGCCGCGCTGCCCAAAAACTGCCGTAACCTCTACGAGGACGAGCTGCGCTTCTTCGGGATCTCGGGCGCCGAGAGCGGCGCCACTGTGCCCTTCATGCGCACCGTGAGTCTGCGCGGCAAGAAGAGCGAGTCGTCGTCCAGGGCCAAGCCTCGCTTCGGGTCGCTGCGCGGCGGCAAGTCCCGCGTGCCGGTGATCTCCACCTCCAGCAGCACTAACGCCTCGCTTCCCAAAAACTGCCGTAACCTCTACAAGGACGAGCTGCGCTTCTTCGGGATCTCGGGCGGCGAGAGCGGCGTAACTGAACACTACATGCGCACCCGGAGTCTGCGCGGCAAGAAGAGCGAGTCGTCGTCCTTCGCCAAGCCCCGCTTCGGGTCGCTGCGCGGCGGCAAGTCACGGGTGGCGGTGATCTCCACCTCCAGCAGCACCAACGCCGCGCTGCCCAAAAACTGCCGCCACCTCAACAAGGACGAGCTGCGCTTCTTCGAGGGCAAAGTGACCAATATCTACCAAAGCCGCGCCACCTCGGACAGGGACGGCAAGACCACCAGGGGAGAGGGCAAGCCCCCTGCAGTGCCTCGGGACAACACCCTTCCGGACTCCGAGGTGTTTTTTCGcttagcggggcggggcgggcctgCACCCAAGGGCACCGGCCGCCCCGCCCCTCGCGAGGACGACTCTTGA
- the LOC127003256 gene encoding uncharacterized protein LOC127003256, whose translation MSAASLASFVIGKLTTPEPRTGDASDMSGRGQPSPTPRLTTVWRPKSILYDIPDTNQPFKSDGSLLRLLRSKSMPMLGREGTPPPGRQAAPPQSRPPPRSESPSPVRCAAIRGANTQSSGHISDASESTVASLATPPPTPRSPSPSGQRRTRSHSDGHLWQRRKQQMRKDTQKSAVVLPSVKDLRGKFESNPTPQQGDEQPTGQGQPAGEAAEESLKAGIGPDRRWVSRHNSLLLREPRSPERRKPPKPAVTAASVRKRLQEYEDSPQHVDEASEVFMMTDQQDLRGKSRSEASLKTARPEAESGVVMRRTSDHAARMRKKNHRRSKSEPDASSVLRYHAQSSPPSVKKLKMLFEREATQDSGREPPPLSPRRTLRETTPEAPRTQIFIKLSQEEAVVQVGVAATAVPVKTPPMEHPERVLPAGTPSVRSLRQRFEAGASGQSFMSTEKVTTTRTSRTVIQTLRTPFERPLPRQARSVSPEKEQRGSLTRMSSASVKNLQMQFEPPLSPVEDAPPLPLTPPPIHAAAKGKVTPNVEKNSRRWLQRQSRTSSSSSSSSSSSSSDDEKDDNKRRQRELEKKRKEEEKAKKKQRFEQEEREKKKKLEQEKAEKERIAKEKERIAKEEKERKEREERERRAREEMEKKEREEKIRKEREEKEKKEREEKERREKEERIRKEKERQEKERKEREEKAKQDSKRRSRTSRSSSSSSSSSDDEKDEDKRREKAEKERIAKEKERIAKEEKERKEREEKERKAREEKERKEREEMERKEREEKERKEREEKERKEREEKERKEREEKIRKEREEKERMEREEKERKEKEKGSKEREEKKRKEREEKEKKEKEEKERMEREKVEKEKKKEEKAEKDSKWFPWRKSRTSSSSSSSSSSSDDDEKDDKKRREKEMKRKKKEEKAKEKQRIEQEKREKKKRLEEEKAEKERIAKEKEKIAKEEKERKEREKKEKEEREKAEEERKKCEQAEQERKAKEEAERKKAQEEEERRKKREREEAERLQKEKMKEEAKRREEDKKRKEELIRRLSSEEVPKEVEIVENRRSKSDSSSSSSSSDSDSDDKGAKVKAGERKVHAMIGRFTQPGRRAPSPPRNATNPPGGAAASSEQNVERLIDQFTNLKDADLEGEARRGKVALELAADGDEAEEPRASDVASLVQKFRKMNARRRSSSSSSSSDSDGGRASPEKPKPAPIPTIPARTTVPGKVRTLRADELRYFETSGGEGGATEPFMRTQSLRGKRSESSPFARPRFGSLRGGNSRVAVISTSSSTNAALPKNCRHLNKDELRFFEGKVTNIYRSRATSDRDGKTTMGEGRPPAVPQDNTLPDSEVFFRLAGRGGPAPKGTGRPAPREDDSDSDSEPSVLRGSEGLTDSEGDLYELDITLRSETDNDDTSDTEGHALDHPMSLIVHSIQGKLLHPVDASGAGEEDTRCYVVFSPSGYLESSGDEDDDYAYKFPLASPTLTENVPTPTLTENRGPPVVALDEGPGPAAPSQAVLPDPAAKGTKAEANDTQHLESTRTNTQQILKASSQPSVNSHTENGDTIDLGDTEGTVRPLLTLDNQMLKTATLTENIRNSKPLLTRGKGVEETDSSDEDEKKGEKKDNEKDIKTWVMGKSVNVEVVVVKNEANTLETKQPRPLLDPDEKVDHDALEVFMEELDKLNSLPRPIKPLPPREDPKTLMNASDSSSDSSSDDEEGKREKKKQDKKKERKEKVEVQEVVVLAKKGANALETTPPRPLVDPDEKVDHEALETFMQELDKLNALPRLIKPLPPREDPKTTMNASDSSSSDSSSDESSSEDEKEKRKKQDEKKEKKEAAKKMKEVVVVAKKEANALETKQPRPRVDPDDKVDEEALEDFLEELEKLNALPRTIKPPAPSQDPKTPMNADDSSSDSSSDDERLTSEEIKNIEKQIIPVASFQGLSVSPMASSSTLKDVKDSGSLLKDSNTLKAATEEKRKSKEGCHASPLLLEHSKRQEEEEKMVKERIQHTCSSPLSEPLERKEIEKGIGRKSAVQRGETGEREENTDIISGREFIKFCVFSVWFAVIMYMTKDLLS comes from the exons ATGTCCGCGGCGTCGCTGGCTTCCTTCGTGATCGGCAAGCTGACGACCCCCGAGCCGAGGACAGGTGACGCGAGTGACATGAGCGGCCGCGGCCAGCCCTCCCCGACGCCCCGCCTGACCACAGTGTGGCGCCCCAAGTCCATCCTTTACGATATCCCCGACACCAACCAGCCCTTCAAAAGTGACGGTTCTCTCTTACGGCTTCTTCGCTCCAAGTCCATGCCGATGCTCGGCCGTGAGGGCACCCCTCCCCCAGGCCGCCAGGCAGCGCCTCCGCAGAGCCGCCCCCCACCCAGGAGCGAATCGCCGTCGCCTGTGCGCTGTGCCGCCATTCGCGGCGCCAATACGCAGAGTAGCGGCCACATCAGTGACGCCTCAGAGTCCACGGTAGCCTCCCTGGCcacgccaccccccaccccacgcTCCCCCTCCCCGAGTGGGCAGCGACGTACCCGATCACACTCAGACGGTCACTTGTGGCAGCGGCGGAAGCAGCAGATGAGGAAGGACACGCAGAAGTCGGCCGTCGTCCTTCCTTCAGTTAAGGACCTCCGAGGAAAGTTTGAAAGCAATCCCACGCCCCAGCAGGGAGACGAACAGCCCACCGGACAAGGACAACCTGCCGGCGAGGCTGCCGAGGAGAGCCTCAAGGCGGGCATTGGTCCTGACAGACGGTGGGTGAGCCGCCACAACAGCCTGCTGCTGCGGGAGCCCAGGAGCCCGGAGCGGCGGAAACCCCCGAAGCCTGCCGTCACGGCTGCATCCGTCAGGAAGCGGCTCCAGGAATACGAAGATTCACCACAGCACGTGGACGAGGCCAGTGAAGTGTTTATGATGACCGACCAGCAGGACCTCCGCGGCAAGTCCCGCAGCGAGGCCAGCCTTAAGACCGCCAGGCCGGAGGCAGAATCCGGCGTAGTGATGCGCCGCACGTCCGACCACGCGGCACGGATGCGAAAGAAGAACCATCGGCGGTCTAAGAGCGAGCCTGACGCCTCCTCTGTGCTGCGCTACCACGCCCAGAGCTCCCCGCCCAGCGTCAAGAAGCTCAAAATGCTATTTGAGAGGGAGGCCACGCAAGACAGCGGTCGCGAGCCTCCACCCCTCAGCCCCAGGAGGACGCTGCGAGAGACAACCCCCGAGGCGCCACGAACACAAATATTCATCAAACTCTCCCAGGAGGAGGCCGTGGTACAAGTGGGGGTGGCGGCCACCGCTGTGCCGGTCAAGACCCCGCCAATGGAGCACCCGGAGCGCGTGCTTCCCGCCGGGACACCCTCCGTCAGGAGTCTGCGGCAGCGCTTCGAGGCCGGAGCCTCAGGCCAGTCCTTCATGTCCACTGAGAAGGTGACAACCACGAGGACGAGCCGCACCGTCATCCAGACCCTCAGGACGCCCTTCGAGAGGCCGTTGCCCCGCCAGGCCAGGAGCGTGTCCCCTGAGAAGGAGCAGCGCGGCTCCCTCACCAGGATGTCCAGCGCCTCCGTCAAAAACCTCCAGATGCAGTTTGAGCCTCCGCTCAGCCCCGTTGAGGACGCCCCACCCCTCCCACTGACTCCGCCGCCGATCCACGCCGCGGCCAAGGGCAAGGTCACTCCCAATGTTGAGAAGAACTCCAGGCGGTGGCTGCAGCGGCAATCGAGGACCAGcagctcctcgtcctcatcctcgtcctcgtcctcgagTGATGACGAGAAGGATGACAACAAGCGACGGCAAAGAGAActcgagaagaagagaaaagaagaggagaaggcgaagaaaaagcaaagatttgagcaagaagagagagagaaaaagaaaaagctagagcaagaaaaggcagagaaggaaagaatcgcgaaggaaaaggagagaatcgctaaagaagaaaaggagaggaaggaaagagaagagagggagaggagagcaagggaagaaatggaaaagaaggagagagaagaaaagataagaaaggaaagagaggagaaggagaagaaggaaagagaagaaaaggagagaagggaaaaagaagaaaggataaggaaggagaaggaaagacaggaaaaggaaaggaaggaacgagaagaaAAGGCCAAGCAGGACTCCAAGCGACGGTCGAGGACCAGCag atcatcgtcctcgtcctcgtcttcgagTGATGACGAGAAGGATGAAGACAAGCGGCGGgaaaaggcagagaaggaaagaattgcgaaggaaaaggagagaatcgctaaggaggaaaaggagaggaaggaaagggaagaaaaggagaggaaggcaagagaagaaaaggaaagaaaggagagagaggagatggagaggaaggagcgagaagaaaaggagaggaaggaaagagaagagaaggagagaaaggaaagagaagagaaagagaggaaggaaagagaagaaaagataaggaaggaaagagaggagaaggagaggatggaaagagaggagaaggaaagaaaggaaaaagagaaagggagtaaggaaagggaggaaaagaaaaggaaggagagggaagaaaaagaaaagaaggagaaagaagaaaaggaaaggatggagagagaaaaagtggaaaaagaaaagaaaaaagaggaaaaggctgAGAAGGACTCCAAGTGGTTCCCGTGGCGCAAGTCGAGGACCAGcagctcctcgtcctcgtcctcgtcctcgagtgatgatgatgagaaggatgaCAAGAAGCGgcgggaaaaggagatgaagaggaagaaaaaagaagagaaggcgaaggagaagcaGAGGATTGAGCAGGAgaagcgagaaaaaaagaaaaggttagaggaagaaaaggcagagaaggaaagaatcgcgaaggagaaagagaaaatcgccaaagaggaaaaggagaggaaggaaagagagaagaaggagaaggaggagcgggaAAAAgccgaagaagaaaggaagaaatgtgaaCAGGCAGAGCAGGAACGAAAGGCAAAAGAAGAGGCTGAGAGGAAGAAggctcaagaggaagaagagagacggaagaagcGAGAGCGAGAGGAAGCAGAACGCCtccaaaaagaaaagatgaaggaagaggcgaaaaggagggaggaggataagaaaaggaaggaggaactgaTTAGAAGACTATCGAGTGAGGAGGTGCCAAAGGAGGTGGAGATCGTGGAGAACCGAAGGAGCAAAagtgacagcagcagcagcagcagcagcagcgacagcGACAGCGACGACAAGGGTGCCAAGGTCAAGGCGGGCGAGCGCAAGGTGCACGCGATGATCGGCCGCTTCACACAGCCGGGTCGGCGCGCGCCCAGTCCCCCGAGGAACGCCACCAACCCGCCGGGTGGGGCCGCCGCGTCCTCGGAGCAGAACGTGGAGCGACTCATCGACCAATTCACCAATTTGAAGGACGCCGACCTGGAGGGCGAGGCGCGGCGCGGCAAGGTGGCGCTGGAGCTGGCCGCCGACGGAGACGAAGCGGAGGAGCCCCGCGCCTCCGACGTGGCCTCCCTCGTGCAGAAGTTCCGCAAGATGAACGCGAGGCGgcggtcgtcgtcgtcgtcttcctcgtCAGACAGTGACGGGGGCAGAGCGTCCCCCGAGAAGCCCAAGCCGGCGCCCATCCCGACGATCCCCGCCCGCACCACCGTTCCCGGCAAGGTGCGCACCCTCAGGGCCGACGAGCTGCGCTACTTCGAAACCTCGGGCGGCGAGGGCGGCGCCACTGAGCCCTTCATGCGCACCCAGAGTCTGCGCGGCAAGAGGAGCGAGTCGTCGCCCTTCGCCAGGCCTCGCTTCGGGTCGCTGCGCGGCGGCAATTCCCGCGTGGCGGTGATCTCCACCTCCAGCAGCACCAACGCCGCGCTGCCCAAAAACTGCCGCCACCTCAACAAGGACGAGCTGCGCTTCTTCGAGGGCAAAGTGACCAATATCTACCGCAGCCGCGCCACCTCGGACAGGGACGGCAAGACCACCATGGGGGAGGGCAGGCCCCCTGCAGTGCCTCAGGATAACACCCTTCCGGACTCCGAGGTGTTTTTTCGcttagcggggcggggcgggccggCACCTAAGGGCACCGGCCGCCCCGCCCCTCGCGAGGatgactctgactccgactctgaGCCGAGCGTCCTCCGCGGCAGCGAGGGACTCACAGACTCTGAGGGGGACCTGTACGAGCTGGACATCACCCTCAGGAGCGAGACCGACAACGACGACACCTCGGACACGGAGGGGCACGCCCTGGACCACCCCATGTCCCTGATTGTGCACTCCATCCAGGGCAAGCTGCTGCACCCTGTGGACGCCTccggggcaggggaggaggacacgCGATGTTACGTGGTGTTCAGTCCCAGCGGCTATCTCGAGAGCAGCGGCGACGAGGACGACGACTACGCGTACAAGTTCCCCCTTGCCTCGCCGACACTCACAGAGAACGTCCCGACGCCGACTCTCACAGAAAACCGCGGCCCCCCGGTGGTGGCGCTGGACGAAGGGCCTGGCCCCGCAGCCCCGAGTCAGGCCGTGCTGCCCGACCCAGCCGCCAAGGGCACTAAGGCTGAAGCCAATGATACACAGCACCTTGAATCAACACGGACCAACACGCAGCAAATACTTAAGGCCTCCTCTCAACCCTCCGTGAACAGTCACACAGAAAACGGCGACACTATTGATCTAGGGGACACTGAAGGAACCGTGCGCCCCTTGCTGACGCTCGACAACCAGATGCTGAAGACTGCCACTCTCACGGAAAACATCAGGAACTCAAAGCCATTGCTAACCCGTGGCAAGGGCGTGGAGGAGACAGACTCTAGCgacgaggatgagaagaaaggggagaagaaggataacGAGAAAGACATCAAGACTTGGGTAATGGGGAAGAGTGTGaacgtggaggtggtggtggttaaaaaTGAGGCGAATACACTTGAAACAAAACAGCCTCGTCCTCTCCTAGACCCAGACGAGAAGGTGGACCACGATGCCTTGGAAGTCTTCATGGAGGAGCTGGACAAACTAAACTCTCTGCCGCGCCCCATCAAGCCGTTGCCCCCCCGCGAGGACCCCAAGACACTCATGAACGCCAGTGACTCCAGCAGCGACTCCAGCAGCGACGACGAGGAGGGGAAGCgggagaagaaaaagcaggataagaaaaaggaaagaaaggagaaggtggaggtgcaGGAGGTGGTCGTGCTAGCTAAAAAGGGGGCGAATGCACTTGAAACAACACCGCCTCGCCCACTCGTTGACCCTGACGAGAAGGTGGACCACGAGGCTTTGGAGACCTTCATGCAGGAGCTGGACAAACTGAACGCCCTGCCGCGCCTCATTAAGCCGCTGCCACCCCGCGAGGACCCCAAGACGACCATGAACGCCAGCGACTCCAGCAGCAGCGATTCCAGTAGCGACGAGTCTAGCagcgaggacgagaaggagaaacggaagaagcaggatgagaaaaaggagaagaaggaggctgcaaagaaaatgaaggaggtggtcgtggtggctAAAAAGGAGGCGAATGCGCTTGAAACCAAACAGCCTCGTCCACGCGTAGACCCAGACGACAAGGTGGACGAGGAGGCTTTGGAGGATTTCTTGGAGGAGCTGGAAAAACTGAACGCCCTGCCGCGGACCATCAAACCTCCAGCACCCAGCCAGGACCCCAAGACGCCAATGAACGCCGACGACTCCAGCAGCGACTCCAGCAGCGATGACGAAAGACTGACTTCCGAGGAAATAAAGAACATCGAAAAGCAGATCATCCCTGTAGCATCCTTCCAAGGACTCTCAGTCTCCCCAATGGCTTCTTCAAGCACCCTCAAGGATGTAAAGGACTCCGGGAGCCTCTTAAAAGATTCCAATACTCTTAAAGCAGccacggaggaaaagaggaaaagcaaggaaggatgtcatgcctctcctcttcttcttgagcACTCCAagaggcaagaggaagaagagaagatggtgaaggaaaggataCAGCAtacttgttcctctcctctttctgaaCCCcttgagaggaaagaaatagagaagggaataggaagaaaaagtgcTGTTCAAAGAGGAGAgacgggagaaagagaagagaacacgGATATCATAAGTGGGAGAGAGTTCATCAAGTTCTGTGTTTTCTCCGTCTGGTTCGCCGTCATTATGTACATGACTAAGGACCTCCTGAGCTAA